A portion of the Papilio machaon chromosome Z, ilPapMach1.1, whole genome shotgun sequence genome contains these proteins:
- the LOC106719766 gene encoding trypsin epsilon, which translates to MQWLSIIVVDNAIGKDISFSGSISEASYGNLFESAGYPNIGDIPLLNRKIFKGVRVSVQEHPYVVSVRRLLSHYLTGSLLTRKLVITVAHPLFNVPIYELGVVAGQTYSDRGTTLRSVILVILHEEFDPYTLNADVALLRLYEEFVFRISVKPIALIAPSSNLNDERAFVTGWGRCDLTGKELCLPRSTKFFPDEKIDPMMRTISFVITSPNYYCEGYERHETRLKPGMMCLGIAREENAVTPCLAVPGAPLVIDGHLAGLQSWGFGCGYQNDLPLIYTDMRHFQPWILHNVPILRNLTQYNLTEMFQATRAYSLSKWLTLTRENFEPLTLTFADKPILQSDLDKELAKLKGTVFDIRDFIYSGEFHLLKSEIFENIRNSSNHEIRNISSVFMSITTKPFLNKDKFNDEDDSSDFEDIKNSTTKLNTNESDTDESQYNNVKLQEFYI; encoded by the exons ATGCAATGGCTCTCTA TAATTGTTGTTGATAATGCAATAGGAAAAGATATAAGTTTTTCAGGAAGTATTTCAGAAGCGAGTTACGGAAATCTATTTGAAAGTGCCGGATACCCTAATATTGGGGACATACCACTATTGAATAGAAaa ATATTCAAAGGAGTTCGAGTTTCTGTACAAGAACACCCTTACGTTGTAAGTGTCCGAAGATTGCTCAGCCATTACCTGACAGGATCGCTTTTGACCAGGAAATTGGTCATTACTGTGGCACACCCTCTCTTCAA TGTTCCCATATATGAACTAGGAGTAGTCGCTGGACAGACTTATTCCGACCGAGGAACTACTTTAAGAAGCGTAATCCTCGTCATCTTGCACGAGGAGTTCGACCCGTACACACTGAATGCTGACGTGGCTCTTCTAAGACTATACGAAGAATTCGTTTTTAG aatATCCGTAAAGCCAATTGCTTTAATCGCCCCGTCGTCAAATCTAAACGATGAAAGGGCTTTCGTTACTGGCTGGGGAAGGTGCGATCTCACG ggGAAAGAATTATGCTTGCCGCGCTCCACAAAGTTTTTTCCGGACGAGAAAATTGATCCAATGATGAGAACAATCTCGTTCGTTATAACGTCACCTAATTATTACTGCGAGGGATACGAACGT CATGAAACACGTCTGAAACCGGGCATGATGTGCCTGGGAATAGCCCGTGAGGAGAACGCTGTGACCCCATGTCTGGCCGTGCCGGGTGCTCCGCTTGTCATCGACGGTCACCTCGCTGGTTTACAGTCATGGGGTTTCGGCTGCGGCTACCAAAACGATCTGCCTTTAATCTACACAGATATGCGCCATTTCCAACC ATGGATTCTACACAATGTGCCAATTCTACGAAATCTAACTCAATACAATTTGACAGAAATGTTTCAAGCTACAAGAGCTTACAGCCTTTCAAAGTGGCTCACTTTAACAAGAGAAAACTTCGAACCGTTGACTCTTACGTTTGCCGACAAACCGATACTACAATCAGATTTGGACAAGGAGCTGGCAAAGCTAAAAGGAACGGTTTTTGACATTagagattttatatattccggtgaatttcatttattaaaaagtgaaatttttgaaaatataagaaaCAGCTCCAACCATGAAATTAGAAATATCAGTAGCGTCTTTATGTCTATCACAACTAAaccctttttaaataaagacaaattCAATGATGAAGATGATTCTTCAGATTttgaagatattaaaaattctacaacaaaattaaataccaaTGAGTCTGATACAGATGAATCACAGTACAACAATGTCAAGTTACAggagttttatatttaa